Proteins encoded in a region of the Streptomyces sp. NBC_01298 genome:
- the hemQ gene encoding hydrogen peroxide-dependent heme synthase, whose product MTAPEKIPNAGKKAKDLNEVIRYTLWSVFKLKDVLPENRAGFADEVQELFDQLAAKDITVRGTYDVSGLRADADIMIWWHAETSDELQTAYNLFRRTKLGRALEPVWSNMALHRPAEFNKSHIPAFLADETPRDYVSVYPFVRSYDWYLLPDEDRRRMLKDHGMMARGYPDVRANTVASFSLGDYEWLLAFEADELYRIVDLMRHLRASEARMHVREEVPFYTGRRKSVADLVDGLA is encoded by the coding sequence ATGACTGCACCAGAGAAGATTCCCAACGCGGGGAAGAAGGCGAAGGACCTCAACGAGGTCATCCGCTACACCCTGTGGTCCGTCTTCAAGCTGAAGGACGTGCTCCCCGAGAACCGCGCCGGCTTCGCCGACGAGGTCCAGGAGCTGTTCGACCAGCTGGCCGCCAAGGACATCACCGTCCGCGGCACCTATGACGTCTCCGGCCTGCGCGCCGACGCGGACATCATGATCTGGTGGCACGCGGAGACCTCCGACGAGCTGCAGACCGCGTACAACCTGTTCCGCCGCACCAAGCTGGGACGCGCGCTGGAGCCGGTCTGGTCGAACATGGCCCTGCACCGCCCGGCCGAGTTCAACAAGTCCCACATCCCGGCCTTCCTGGCCGACGAGACGCCGCGCGACTACGTCAGCGTCTACCCCTTCGTGCGCAGCTACGACTGGTACCTGCTGCCCGACGAGGACCGCCGCCGCATGCTCAAGGACCACGGCATGATGGCCCGCGGCTACCCCGACGTGCGCGCCAACACCGTCGCCTCCTTCTCGCTCGGCGACTACGAATGGCTGCTCGCCTTCGAGGCCGACGAGCTGTACCGCATCGTCGACCTCATGCGCCACCTGCGCGCCTCCGAGGCCCGCATGCACGTCCGCGAAGAGGTGCCCTTCTACACCGGGCGCCGCAAGTCCGTCGCCGATCTGGTGGACGGGCTCGCCTAG
- a CDS encoding FAD-dependent oxidoreductase — protein MGNGTERLVVVGGDAAGMSAASQARRLKGPAELEITAFERGHFTSYSACGIPYWIGGLVGGPDELIARTPEEHRARDIDLRTRTEVVELDLAGQRVRARDLESGAEYWTGYDKLVLATGARPVRPRLPGIGAHGVHGVQTLDDGQRLMADLERTAGRRAVVVGAGYIGVEMAEALLGRGFEVTVLHRGEQPMSTLDPDMGGLVHSAMNAMGIRTVARAEVTEIRTDGEGRARAVVTAAGEEYPADVVVLGIGVEPRTALARAAGLPLGESGGLLTDLSMRVRGHENIWSGGDCVEVLDLVAGRMRHIALGTHANKHGQVIGSGVGGGYATFPGVVGTAVSKVCDLEIARTGLRERDALAVGLRFVTATISSTNTAGYYPDAAEMTVKMLAERRTGRLLGVQIVGGPGSAKRVDIAAVALTAGMTVDQVVSLDLGYAPPFSPVWDPVLVAARKAVSAVRAAGV, from the coding sequence ATGGGGAACGGCACGGAACGACTGGTGGTGGTCGGCGGTGACGCGGCGGGGATGTCCGCCGCGTCACAGGCCCGGCGGCTCAAGGGCCCGGCGGAGCTGGAGATCACCGCCTTCGAGCGCGGGCACTTCACCTCGTACTCCGCCTGCGGGATCCCGTACTGGATCGGCGGCCTGGTCGGCGGCCCGGACGAGCTGATCGCCCGGACGCCCGAGGAGCACCGCGCGCGGGACATCGACCTGCGGACCCGGACGGAGGTCGTGGAGCTGGACCTCGCGGGGCAGCGGGTGCGCGCCCGGGATCTGGAGTCGGGCGCCGAGTACTGGACGGGGTACGACAAGCTCGTCCTCGCGACCGGCGCCCGCCCGGTCCGCCCCCGGCTGCCCGGCATCGGCGCGCACGGGGTGCACGGGGTGCAGACGCTGGACGACGGGCAGCGTCTGATGGCGGACCTGGAACGGACGGCGGGCCGCCGGGCGGTGGTCGTGGGCGCCGGGTACATCGGTGTGGAGATGGCGGAGGCCCTGCTCGGGCGGGGCTTCGAGGTCACCGTGCTGCACCGGGGCGAGCAGCCGATGTCCACGCTGGACCCGGACATGGGCGGCCTCGTCCACAGCGCGATGAACGCCATGGGCATCCGTACGGTCGCCCGCGCGGAGGTGACGGAGATCCGCACCGACGGGGAGGGCCGGGCCCGTGCGGTGGTCACGGCGGCCGGGGAGGAGTACCCGGCGGACGTGGTCGTCCTCGGCATCGGCGTCGAGCCGCGCACGGCGCTGGCCCGCGCGGCGGGGCTGCCGCTGGGCGAGTCGGGCGGGCTGCTGACCGACCTCTCGATGCGGGTCCGCGGCCACGAGAACATCTGGTCGGGCGGCGACTGCGTGGAGGTCCTGGACCTGGTGGCGGGCCGGATGCGGCACATCGCGCTGGGCACGCACGCGAATAAGCACGGCCAGGTCATCGGCTCGGGCGTGGGCGGCGGCTACGCGACCTTCCCGGGCGTGGTCGGCACGGCCGTGAGCAAGGTGTGCGACCTGGAGATCGCCCGTACGGGGCTGCGCGAGCGGGACGCCCTGGCCGTCGGGCTCCGCTTCGTCACGGCGACGATCAGTTCGACGAACACGGCGGGCTACTACCCGGACGCGGCGGAGATGACGGTGAAGATGCTGGCGGAACGCCGCACGGGCCGTCTCCTGGGCGTCCAGATCGTCGGCGGCCCGGGCTCCGCGAAGCGGGTGGACATCGCCGCGGTGGCCCTGACGGCCGGCATGACGGTGGACCAGGTGGTCTCCCTGGACCTGGGCTACGCCCCGCCGTTCTCCCCGGTCTGGGACCCGGTC
- a CDS encoding DUF4349 domain-containing protein: MHTQYRRFGRRPATALAALSLAGALALTGCAAADGDKSMAKSDAAPKQEAAVGNGAAPAPAASGAPAPSADKNQQAAAVRTQIIRTATLGVETADVQKATAGARTAASSAGGYVGNEGTTRAPDGSMTSTVTLRVPGERFDSVLAAMEGSGKLLERKVEAQDVTQKVADVDSRVKSQQASVVRVREMMEKATGLGEVVTLESELSKRQADLESLLAQQTALKDQTSLGTITLTFSEPGKQPVKEREKPDPGFSDALAGGWKVFAAAVLYLLMALAAASPFLLSGAFLLLAFRLYRKWRPAKVKPGAARRLPAQGGPAWPGHTAATAAQPDATPPRVQD; encoded by the coding sequence ATGCACACCCAGTACAGACGGTTCGGACGGCGCCCGGCGACGGCTCTGGCCGCGCTCTCGTTGGCAGGGGCGCTCGCGCTCACCGGCTGCGCGGCGGCCGACGGCGACAAGTCCATGGCCAAGTCGGACGCGGCCCCCAAGCAGGAGGCGGCGGTCGGGAACGGTGCGGCGCCGGCTCCGGCGGCTTCGGGCGCGCCGGCGCCGTCCGCGGACAAGAACCAACAGGCTGCCGCCGTCCGCACGCAGATCATCCGCACGGCGACGCTCGGCGTGGAGACGGCCGACGTCCAGAAGGCGACGGCCGGTGCCCGGACGGCGGCTTCGAGCGCGGGCGGGTACGTGGGCAACGAGGGCACCACGCGCGCGCCCGACGGGTCGATGACCTCGACGGTGACCCTGCGGGTGCCGGGCGAGCGCTTCGATTCGGTGCTCGCCGCGATGGAGGGCTCCGGGAAGCTGCTGGAGCGCAAGGTCGAGGCGCAGGACGTGACGCAGAAGGTCGCCGACGTCGACAGCCGGGTCAAGTCCCAGCAGGCGAGCGTGGTGCGGGTGCGCGAGATGATGGAGAAGGCCACGGGGCTCGGCGAGGTCGTCACCCTGGAGTCCGAGCTCAGCAAGCGCCAGGCCGATCTGGAGTCGCTGCTCGCGCAGCAGACGGCGCTCAAGGACCAGACCTCGCTCGGCACGATCACCCTGACGTTCTCGGAACCGGGGAAGCAGCCCGTCAAGGAGAGGGAGAAGCCGGATCCGGGCTTCTCCGACGCCCTGGCCGGCGGCTGGAAGGTCTTCGCCGCGGCGGTCCTGTACCTGCTGATGGCGCTCGCCGCGGCCTCCCCGTTCCTGCTCAGCGGCGCGTTCCTGCTGCTCGCCTTCCGGCTGTACCGCAAGTGGCGGCCGGCGAAGGTGAAGCCCGGCGCCGCGCGACGCCTTCCCGCGCAGGGCGGGCCGGCGTGGCCGGGGCACACGGCCGCCACCGCGGCCCAGCCGGACGCGACGCCGCCGCGGGTCCAGGACTGA
- the hemG gene encoding protoporphyrinogen oxidase, protein MHEADTRTDRPAPAGHVVVIGGGIAGLAAAHRLLAEGLRVTLLEAGPRLGGKLRSGELAGLRVDLGAESVLARRPEALELARAVGLGEALRPPATATARLWTRGVLRPLPGGHVMGVPGDLGPLAASGVLSAEGLARAAAEDALEPQEIGEDVALGEYVAARLGHEVVDRLVEPLLGGVYAGDSYRISMRAAVPQLFEAARTHASLGEGVRDLQARAARAGQTGPVFSGIDGGIGRLPLAVAEACRAAGARILLDSPARELTRTATGWRVVAGSADGTGGAEVIEADGVVVAVQAGPAARLLDRIAPAAATELRGVEYASMALVTMALRRSDLPGGIADGAASGFLVPPVDGRTIKASTFSSNKWAWAGTDPDLFLLRTSVGRHGDEGDLGRSDEELVEVSLADLGEAVGLAPTVRPVASTVTRWDGGLPQYPVGHLGKVARIRSAVAALPGLAVCGALYDGVGIPACIASAGKAADVVIATLGAGGVPLAPTTDQHTGQ, encoded by the coding sequence ATGCACGAAGCGGACACGCGTACGGACCGGCCGGCCCCCGCCGGCCACGTAGTCGTCATCGGCGGCGGTATCGCGGGCCTCGCGGCGGCCCACCGGCTGCTCGCCGAGGGCCTTCGCGTCACCCTCCTGGAGGCCGGCCCGCGCCTCGGCGGCAAGCTGCGCTCGGGCGAACTGGCGGGCCTGCGCGTGGACCTCGGCGCCGAATCCGTACTCGCCCGCCGCCCCGAAGCACTCGAACTGGCCCGCGCGGTCGGCCTCGGCGAAGCCCTGCGGCCGCCCGCCACCGCCACCGCCCGCCTCTGGACCCGCGGCGTGCTGCGGCCCCTGCCCGGCGGTCACGTCATGGGCGTCCCCGGCGACCTGGGCCCGCTCGCCGCGTCCGGAGTGCTCTCCGCCGAGGGCCTGGCCCGGGCCGCGGCCGAAGACGCCCTGGAGCCGCAGGAGATCGGCGAGGACGTGGCCCTCGGCGAGTACGTCGCCGCCCGGCTGGGCCACGAGGTCGTCGACCGGCTCGTGGAACCGCTGCTCGGCGGGGTCTACGCCGGCGACTCCTACCGCATCTCGATGCGGGCCGCCGTCCCCCAGCTCTTCGAAGCCGCCCGCACCCACGCCTCCCTGGGCGAGGGCGTACGGGACCTGCAGGCCCGGGCGGCCCGGGCGGGGCAGACCGGTCCCGTCTTCTCCGGCATCGACGGCGGCATCGGCAGGCTCCCGCTCGCCGTCGCCGAGGCCTGCCGCGCGGCCGGAGCCCGGATCCTCCTCGACAGCCCCGCGCGCGAGCTGACCCGTACCGCCACCGGCTGGCGCGTGGTCGCCGGATCCGCAGACGGCACAGGTGGCGCCGAGGTCATCGAGGCCGACGGGGTGGTCGTGGCCGTGCAGGCCGGGCCCGCCGCCCGGCTGCTCGACCGGATCGCGCCCGCCGCCGCCACCGAACTGCGCGGGGTCGAGTACGCCTCCATGGCCCTGGTCACGATGGCCCTGCGCCGCTCCGACCTGCCCGGCGGGATCGCCGACGGCGCCGCGAGCGGGTTCCTCGTACCGCCCGTGGACGGCCGGACGATCAAGGCCTCGACCTTCTCCAGCAACAAGTGGGCCTGGGCCGGCACCGATCCCGACCTCTTCCTGCTGCGCACCTCCGTCGGCCGCCACGGCGACGAGGGCGATCTGGGGCGTTCCGACGAGGAACTGGTCGAGGTCTCCCTCGCCGACCTCGGCGAGGCCGTGGGCCTCGCGCCCACCGTCCGCCCGGTGGCCTCCACCGTCACCCGCTGGGACGGCGGCCTGCCCCAGTACCCCGTCGGCCACCTCGGGAAGGTGGCCCGGATCCGGTCCGCCGTCGCCGCCCTGCCGGGCCTCGCGGTGTGCGGAGCGCTCTACGACGGGGTCGGCATCCCCGCCTGCATCGCGAGCGCGGGCAAGGCCGCCGACGTGGTGATCGCCACGTTGGGGGCCGGTGGGGTACCCCTGGCACCGACCACTGATCAGCACACGGGACAATAG